From one Nitrosococcus halophilus Nc 4 genomic stretch:
- a CDS encoding HAD-IB family hydrolase, translated as MRTEQDLPTVAAFDFDGTLTYMDSLLPFLHAVAGTRRFTRDLVVLSPTLLAYKRGRLSNDEAKQQVLAHFLGGRELVSLEQIVHHFIQQTLPYLLRRRALQRLAWHQRQNHRCILVSASLELYLKPWAENMGFMEVLGSHLELTSAGVLTGRLSGKNCYGEEKPRRLAALLGDRRCYRLYAYGDSKGDQALLDYADYAYYRQFPMESRF; from the coding sequence ATGAGGACGGAACAGGATCTGCCTACTGTAGCAGCCTTTGATTTTGATGGCACCCTTACCTATATGGATAGCCTGTTACCTTTTTTGCACGCTGTCGCGGGAACCCGCCGTTTTACACGGGATTTAGTGGTGCTGTCCCCTACCTTGCTGGCTTACAAAAGGGGGAGGCTTAGCAACGATGAGGCCAAGCAACAGGTTTTGGCTCATTTTTTAGGGGGGCGAGAGCTGGTCAGCCTTGAGCAGATAGTGCATCATTTTATTCAGCAGACACTCCCTTATCTATTACGTCGACGAGCCTTGCAACGTTTAGCATGGCACCAGCGCCAAAACCATCGTTGTATCCTGGTCAGCGCCTCCTTGGAGCTCTATTTGAAGCCCTGGGCTGAGAACATGGGTTTTATGGAAGTACTTGGTTCCCATTTGGAATTGACGTCTGCTGGCGTGCTGACAGGGCGACTGAGTGGAAAAAACTGCTACGGTGAGGAAAAACCGCGGCGTTTGGCCGCATTACTTGGTGACCGCCGTTGCTATCGCTTATACGCTTATGGGGATAGTAAGGGAGATCAAGCATTACTGGATTACGCCGATTATGCTTATTACCGCCAATTTCCCATGGAGAGTAGGTTTTGA
- a CDS encoding decaprenyl-phosphate phosphoribosyltransferase — MNHPRALLHLMRPHQWLKNSFVFVGVFFGHAWNNLTLVILTIVMAVAFSLLSSAIYIINDLSDRESDRNHPIKRHRPLAAGTVSIGIAIGLAAVLLVVSLGLGLWVSQAALLILLGYAFMNLAYSFRLKHVVLLDVFIIAAGFLLRILAGTVGVGIPPSQWLVLCSLMLTLFLGFAKRRAEIMTLQEGSVEHRRVLVYYSPILLDKMITVTAACVLMSYGLYTMSPETIRIHQTENLIYTLPLVMYAIFRYIFLLHHRGKGGEPSRDLMRDPHILISVAGWVVLTFWLIY; from the coding sequence TTGAATCACCCCCGCGCCTTGCTGCATCTGATGCGGCCCCACCAATGGTTGAAAAATAGCTTTGTTTTTGTGGGCGTATTCTTCGGCCATGCTTGGAATAACCTCACCTTGGTCATTCTTACTATTGTTATGGCGGTAGCTTTTTCTCTGCTTTCCAGTGCTATTTATATTATTAACGATCTGAGTGATCGGGAGAGCGACCGTAACCACCCCATTAAACGGCACCGGCCACTTGCTGCGGGTACCGTCAGCATAGGTATAGCCATTGGCTTGGCGGCAGTCTTACTAGTGGTAAGCCTCGGGTTGGGATTGTGGGTTTCCCAAGCTGCGCTGTTAATCCTGCTGGGCTACGCTTTCATGAATCTTGCTTATTCATTTAGGCTCAAACATGTAGTGCTTTTAGATGTGTTTATTATTGCTGCGGGTTTTTTATTGCGGATTTTGGCGGGTACGGTTGGGGTAGGTATCCCTCCTTCCCAGTGGTTGGTTTTGTGCTCTCTAATGCTGACTTTATTTTTAGGCTTTGCCAAGAGACGCGCTGAAATCATGACCTTGCAAGAGGGTAGTGTGGAGCACCGTCGGGTGCTAGTCTACTATAGCCCTATCCTGCTTGATAAGATGATCACGGTGACCGCGGCTTGTGTACTAATGTCCTATGGTCTCTATACTATGAGTCCGGAAACAATCCGGATTCACCAAACTGAAAATCTCATCTATACGTTGCCGTTGGTGATGTACGCCATATTTCGTTATATTTTCTTGCTTCACCATAGGGGCAAAGGAGGGGAGCCTTCCCGTGATTTGATGCGTGACCCCCATATCCTGATTTCAGTGGCGGGCTGGGTAGTCCTCACTTTCTGGCTGATTTATTAG
- a CDS encoding lysylphosphatidylglycerol synthase transmembrane domain-containing protein: MASAEIKLGEGWRFRAFLASVAFSALGYLGVSLWGGWNEVLHAVAAVGFFGTAIALGLSLVNYGLRFVRWQHYLQLLGHPLPPASSLRIYLAGFALTTTPGKAGEMLRSVFLKHHGMPYSKSLAAFFAERLCDLIAVLILVAAGAWRHEGAQPIIFGLGAVLILGLALLHVPRWLRGIETWVERLSKPRLRTFLVSAIEMILHFRRCFAFSTMAYAILLGLIAWGAEGLGLYYVANWMGGEVSLTEAVFIYAFSMLIGALSFLPGGLGSAEVTMIGLLLLNGMGEAQAVACTLFVRLATLWFAVVLGLLALPRRG; encoded by the coding sequence ATGGCAAGTGCTGAGATTAAACTTGGGGAGGGCTGGCGTTTTAGGGCGTTTTTGGCCTCGGTGGCATTCTCTGCCTTGGGCTATTTGGGGGTTTCCCTGTGGGGGGGATGGAATGAAGTCTTGCATGCCGTAGCGGCTGTTGGCTTTTTTGGCACTGCCATCGCTTTAGGGCTCTCTTTGGTGAATTATGGATTGCGCTTTGTACGATGGCAGCATTATTTGCAACTGCTTGGTCACCCTCTTCCCCCAGCGTCTAGTCTGCGTATCTATTTGGCTGGATTTGCATTGACTACTACTCCAGGTAAAGCAGGTGAGATGCTTCGAAGCGTGTTTTTAAAACACCATGGGATGCCTTACTCTAAAAGTTTGGCGGCTTTCTTTGCGGAACGTCTTTGTGATCTCATCGCAGTGCTTATCCTGGTGGCAGCGGGTGCTTGGCGCCATGAGGGTGCCCAGCCGATCATCTTTGGTCTCGGGGCAGTTCTGATTCTAGGCCTTGCGTTATTACATGTTCCCCGCTGGCTTCGAGGCATAGAGACCTGGGTAGAGCGTCTTTCCAAACCACGGTTGCGAACTTTTTTGGTCTCAGCCATTGAAATGATCTTGCATTTTCGCCGCTGTTTCGCCTTCTCCACAATGGCCTATGCTATCCTTTTGGGTCTTATTGCCTGGGGTGCTGAGGGGCTGGGACTATATTATGTGGCCAATTGGATGGGAGGTGAGGTTAGCCTTACGGAAGCAGTGTTTATTTATGCCTTTTCTATGCTTATTGGGGCGTTGAGCTTTCTGCCCGGAGGGCTAGGTAGCGCCGAAGTCACGATGATAGGGTTATTGCTGTTAAATGGTATGGGGGAGGCTCAAGCTGTTGCTTGTACCTTATTTGTACGACTGGCTACGCTGTGGTTTGCTGTTGTTTTAGGGCTATTGGCTTTACCTCGCAGAGGTTAG